The genomic segment TTGGTCATACATGACAGTATTGAATAAAAATACATACTCCGCCCTGAAGAAGTAAAAGAGAAGGAATATAAATGACATGACACTGTTTCCTCCTACAATGTTCCTAGGAATAACCTCTCTTCAGAGCCTCCATGACTTTTCTCTAGACTCAAATGAACCAAGAGATGGAGTCTGTTAATAACTGACCCACAAAATGGAGTTTATTCTTTAATTGATAAGGGATGTCTACCTTTCCCTCACTCAATATTGTCTTAAGGAAAAGCCATCTTTGCCATCCCCTCTGCAGGACCACTCCATCCTTACCCATTCCACTCACCCATTATACTCTGAGGACAAAAGAACATGAGTGTCTTTAAGGGGGAAATGTGGTTATTTCTCAGTCACTTTATACCCCACACTACCTTTTGGTGTAAGTAAGTAAATGTTCTTAACAGCACAGGTCTGTTGGTACTTCAGGACACAGGACCTCATGGCCTCATAGCACATGCCAAGATGatattttctacatttataaCACATCACTGAAGGCTCTGCCAAACACAGAAAGGGGGGATTAAAGGATGCAGTATAGAGAAGGTTATCTGGGCCTGGGGGCTTCCCAACAGGAATGTACTATTGCCCAGTGGTTCCCAACATTTCTCGGGATGCTGACTCATTTGGTAATCCTGTGATAGATAGCTCAGATAGGCATAAATCCAATATTGTATAAGATCTCAAAAGGTCAGGGTTCCCATAAAATTTATCTAtggtagatagatatagatatagatatatagatatggatatagatatatagatatagatatctatCCCCAAGTAATAAGCCCCTATCTAGCCCAATGATTTTGTCCAGGAATGgggaaaaggaagcaaagaaggggATTTTAACTTTCTTATTCCAAGAAATGGACTAAATTGGTCTAGGAGAAGATAAAACTCCTAGGATCTATAGGAGAATGGATGACAGCTCTCAGGGAAGATGGAGGGGGGAGGTTTACTCCTAAACATGTAATAAATAACCCTTTTACCAAGGACTTTCGACTAGCCATGTCGTACCAATCAGATGTTCATAAAATTCTCCTGTGAAAAGAAGAAATCTTCCTTGTCATAATTGCTTGTACATTTGCCAAAGCCCCAAGATCCAGTTTTGGAAATTTCTCCTCCCCTAGCACCTTCCCATCTCTTAACCAACAACCAACTCTCCCTTTGTCTCCAGGACTTACCCTTACTCAGGCAGACCAGAAAGACTATGCACAGTAGAAACAGAACAAACATCCTGGCACTCTGCTCATGTGCAGTTTCCTGTGGAAGGTACTGCTGGattccacccccgccccccagtgtTCTGTCCTTGGACTATTCATCTAGATCGCATAATCATAAAATTTCAGGAACAAACAGTACCTCAGTGTTCCCAGAACCAGCCAAGCCACCAAGTGGAGTCTTATTGCCCCTaaggcatttatttaaaaattctcctcagtgatgagtgtgtgtgggtgtatgaatatatatatatatattatatatatatattcatatatatatattccttatttATTATTGTGTAACTAAGCATTTTGCTCTGTAAATAAGTCAAATTTCTTTCTCACGCATTAACCTTTCAGGTATTTCAAGACAGGGTTTGGGACACCTTAGTTCCTTTCAGCTCTCTTCGCTAGTATAGAAAAATCTCCTAATTGTCTTTGCCTCACTTAGCTTGAAGCAGCAGGAACTAAGTTCAGGATTCCGAGTATAGTCTGAATGTGGAGGAAACATTGGAGTGTTTCTTCTGTAGTGTAGAGAAGGGAAGTTTCAGGGGGCAGGTGAGCTGAGGTGAAATTTGCCTACTTTGTCTTCAGATGTCATTAACTAATTGatcgattttttaaaaagtaaatatttactacacacacaccaaaagccaaatcacaaaaagaaaagctgCCAAACAAACCAGGGCACTAATCCGTGGCCTCACGGAGGTTAGAGTCTAGTTAAGGAGACATCACAGGTACATTAAacacgtgggagttcccgctgtggttcagcacATCAcgaacctagtatccatgaggatgtgggtttgattcctggccttgctcagtgttaaggatccagcattgctgtgcctatggcataggctggcagcttcagctcccattcaacccctagcccgggaacttccatatgcagccctaaaaaagcaaaaaaaaaaaaaaaaaaaaaattaaaaaaaattaaaaaaaaaaacaaacaaaaaaacccccacaaaaaatcCAACAGAGTACATCAAGCACAGTTGCTAGGAAGCCTAGATAAGGGACATTCAAATCTGACTTCTTGATGGGGGAAGGCTTCCCCGAAGAAGGGCTTGTTGAGCAGGACACTGAAGGCTAGTGATGTGGGAACTAGAAGTGAGTGGGGACAGACACCCAAAGAAACAGTGGATGTCAAGCACGGAGATGTCAAAACAACCTGACACCCTGGGATGAGAGCTGGCCAACTGCTACAGAGGCAGGGTGAGCAAGAAGTTCAAGCACAGAGAGATGCATCTCATTTCAGGTGAGGGCAGATGGGTAAACAGAGGCACTCAATGGGACAATGCCCTGGGCTTGCTGCTGAGATTACTTTGTCTCAAGCACATAacatgggatttctttttttttttttttttttttaattttcccactgtacagcaagggggtcaggttatccttacatgtatacattgcaattacagtttttcccccaccctttcttctgttgcaacatgagtatctagacatagttctcaatgctattcagcaggatctccttgtaaatccattctaagttgtgtctgataagcccaagctcctgatccctcccactccctccccctcccatcaggcagccacaagtctcttctccaagtccatgattttcttttctgaggagatgttcatttgtgctggatattagattccagttataagtgatatcatatggtatttgtctttgtctttct from the Sus scrofa isolate TJ Tabasco breed Duroc chromosome 9, Sscrofa11.1, whole genome shotgun sequence genome contains:
- the PATE2 gene encoding prostate and testis expressed protein 2, which encodes MFVLFLLCIVFLVCLSKGEFYEHLIEPSVMCYKCRKYHLGMCYEAMRSCVLKYQQTCAVKNIYLLTPKGRSMYFYSILSCMTNCEDINFLSFDKRTELICCKNKNYCNLPEGV